The proteins below come from a single Prochlorococcus marinus CUG1415 genomic window:
- a CDS encoding branched-chain amino acid transaminase: MHEFLPYAWFEGKCIPFKEAKISIATHALHYGTAAFGGMRAIPNPTNKEEFLLFRTEKHIKRLSQSAKLLLTDISEEYMFKALEEVIKRNKPEKPIYIRPFVYTSDLGIAPRLHNIETNFFIYCIELGDYLSPEGVSCRMSSWTRQEDRSLPLRGKISGAYITSSLAKTEASLSGFDEALLLNSNGKVSEASGMNLFIVRNGDLITPGVDQDILEGITRASVIELAKSFGINVIERPVDKTELLIADEVFLTGTAAKITPVKKIESTELNVKRPIMNKLKSKLIEITEGRSQDYDNWVTRISLQ, encoded by the coding sequence ATGCATGAATTTCTTCCATACGCCTGGTTCGAAGGTAAATGTATTCCATTTAAAGAAGCAAAAATATCAATAGCTACTCATGCACTACATTACGGTACTGCTGCATTTGGGGGAATGCGAGCGATACCTAACCCTACAAATAAAGAAGAATTCCTTTTGTTTAGAACTGAAAAACACATAAAAAGATTATCTCAAAGTGCAAAATTACTATTAACTGATATTTCTGAAGAATATATGTTTAAAGCCTTAGAAGAAGTTATAAAAAGAAACAAGCCAGAAAAACCTATTTATATAAGACCATTTGTATATACAAGCGATTTAGGTATAGCTCCAAGGTTACACAATATTGAAACAAATTTCTTTATTTATTGTATTGAACTAGGAGATTATCTATCACCAGAGGGTGTTTCTTGTAGAATGAGTAGTTGGACTAGACAAGAAGATAGATCTCTCCCCTTGCGAGGAAAAATAAGTGGAGCATATATTACTAGTTCATTAGCTAAAACAGAAGCTAGTTTATCGGGTTTTGATGAAGCCTTGCTATTAAATTCAAATGGTAAGGTAAGCGAAGCTAGTGGTATGAATTTATTTATTGTAAGAAATGGAGACTTAATCACTCCTGGTGTTGATCAAGATATCCTTGAGGGGATTACTAGAGCTAGTGTAATTGAATTAGCAAAATCATTTGGAATAAATGTAATTGAAAGGCCTGTTGATAAAACAGAATTATTAATAGCAGATGAAGTTTTTCTAACTGGTACTGCAGCAAAAATTACACCAGTTAAAAAAATTGAATCAACTGAATTAAATGTTAAAAGACCAATAATGAATAAATTAAAAAGTAAGCTTATAGAAATAACAGAAGGTCGTTCTCAAGACTATGATAATTGGGTAACAAGAATTTCACTACAATAA
- the cobN gene encoding cobaltochelatase subunit CobN, whose translation MHRILNIAGNEKNKDDLIEQPVADFIFITSVKADLNLISILLLEKEFASLKNNLRALEISNLNSSAQIDNYLLKTINYAKVVVVRLFGDKGTWNYGIEQLLNWQSVNKERKLVILSGTFDQEFSLCEISSIDNDIALNISKLLRSGGLDNYRQFLNCLNYLQLDEALIPDKFLNITCYADPYLYDWKIEKGEKIGIISYKSLFLANEIEVNEKLNLQLRKCGLSPKTFFISTLKDHIIQEKLIDIFKKQDIKLIITTTSFSSSQIKNNDLIESSTNIFTSLNIPILQLLSSNKSRKNWLNSSIGMNSSDLLMQIIIPEFDGRITTCPSAFKEIISKKNTLYTEITSYKADQVGIKWISKFASNYVKLQNLNNFDKRICLVISNYPVKNGRIGNGVGLNTPSSIINILNWLKEEGYDLGSCNYPQDSSELMSMLIKTRTNDIESQNNKPLDYLPLSEYLKYWNYLEIDPQNIIVSRWGKPSDAIDLDNKGFSINGIRFGKITLLIQPQRGYDAFTDRDIHSPDLPPPHRYLAQYFWIEKVFNANAMCHIGKHGTVEWLPGKSIGLSNKCFPNIICPAIPNIYPFIVNDPGEGSQAKRRTAATIIDHLTPPLDRSELYGKYSILENYLDEYFEAKLLNSNRIEIIENSIFELIKKDFSEITLKNKNNQIEEIDSFLCKIKESQIRTGLHIFGNRQTDINEINLFLCIARVPNTNRIGVIQYIAKHLKLDFNPWTNQYDQMLSENDKKILLTFSNKNILNFRMAIDFLEQQAKYLIYLFFYKKNTNIKNLEKYKNQKIIDYFFNEKKHNKYFLLLKKEILIPIINSSYNEKLSFINSLKGQYVKSGPSGAPTRGKTETLPTGKNFFSIDSRGLPTESAWSVGCQSASQILDLYKQDNGEDLKNIAISVWATSTMRNGGEDICQILYLLGVQPIWDGPSRRVVDLEIIPLSVLERPRVDVTLRISGMFRDAFPQLVKLTSKAINLVSNLNEDDKFNPLAGASRDGDSINRIFGSAPGSYGAGLQELISNSNWENIDDFGESFLNWSKWIYSDNLEPIEDKKSLENALKNVQLVVHNQDNKEHDILDSDDYYQFQGGLSSAVKKLSGKFPEMYHGDLSKFGLSKISKLQDEINKVVISRILNPKWINGMKDNGYKGAFEFSATLDYLYAFDASTEVVSDWCYEEVYKSWLCDLDLRNFFLENNPWALRDIAQRFLEIVNRKMWNNCSSDVIENLKNIIINTDSKIEKNEF comes from the coding sequence ATGCACAGGATATTAAATATAGCAGGAAATGAAAAGAATAAGGATGATTTAATTGAGCAACCAGTAGCTGATTTTATTTTTATAACTAGTGTCAAAGCAGATTTAAATCTAATATCAATCTTATTGTTAGAAAAAGAATTTGCTTCATTAAAAAATAATCTAAGAGCTTTAGAAATTTCTAATTTAAATTCATCAGCTCAAATAGATAACTATCTATTAAAAACGATTAATTATGCAAAAGTTGTCGTAGTTCGATTATTTGGAGATAAAGGTACATGGAACTATGGAATTGAACAACTTTTAAACTGGCAATCAGTTAACAAAGAAAGAAAGCTAGTAATCCTATCAGGAACCTTTGACCAGGAATTTTCCTTATGTGAAATAAGTAGTATAGATAATGATATTGCATTAAATATTTCTAAATTACTAAGATCTGGAGGTCTGGATAATTATAGACAATTTCTTAATTGTTTAAATTATCTGCAGTTAGATGAAGCATTAATCCCTGATAAGTTTTTGAATATTACTTGTTATGCAGATCCTTATTTGTATGATTGGAAAATTGAAAAAGGTGAAAAGATAGGAATAATATCCTATAAGTCACTTTTTTTGGCTAATGAAATTGAAGTAAACGAAAAACTTAACTTGCAGTTAAGAAAATGCGGACTATCCCCTAAAACATTTTTTATTTCAACACTAAAAGATCATATTATTCAAGAGAAATTAATAGACATTTTTAAAAAACAAGATATTAAACTAATAATTACCACAACTTCATTTTCTTCATCTCAAATCAAAAATAATGATTTAATTGAAAGTTCAACAAATATTTTTACTTCTCTTAATATCCCAATTTTACAGCTTCTTTCTTCTAATAAATCAAGAAAAAATTGGTTAAATTCATCCATTGGAATGAATTCCTCTGATTTATTAATGCAAATAATTATTCCAGAATTTGATGGAAGAATTACTACCTGTCCTTCAGCATTTAAAGAAATAATTTCAAAAAAAAATACACTTTACACTGAAATAACTAGTTATAAAGCTGATCAAGTTGGTATTAAATGGATTTCAAAATTTGCATCAAATTATGTGAAACTTCAGAATCTTAATAATTTTGATAAAAGAATTTGTTTAGTAATAAGTAATTATCCAGTAAAGAACGGAAGAATCGGTAATGGCGTTGGTCTAAATACACCATCTTCAATAATAAATATTCTTAATTGGTTAAAAGAAGAAGGTTATGACCTTGGATCTTGTAATTATCCTCAAGATTCTTCGGAATTAATGTCAATGCTTATAAAAACTAGAACTAATGATATTGAATCTCAAAATAATAAACCATTAGATTACTTACCACTTAGTGAATATTTAAAATATTGGAATTATTTAGAAATTGATCCCCAAAATATTATTGTTAGTCGTTGGGGTAAGCCATCTGATGCGATCGATTTAGATAATAAAGGTTTCTCAATAAATGGTATTAGATTTGGAAAAATAACATTATTGATTCAACCTCAACGAGGTTATGACGCTTTCACTGATAGAGATATTCATTCTCCCGATCTTCCACCTCCCCATAGATATTTAGCACAATATTTTTGGATTGAAAAAGTTTTTAATGCAAATGCTATGTGTCATATTGGTAAACATGGGACTGTTGAATGGTTACCTGGTAAATCTATAGGTCTCAGCAATAAATGTTTTCCAAATATTATTTGTCCCGCAATACCAAACATATATCCCTTTATCGTAAATGATCCTGGAGAAGGATCCCAAGCTAAAAGAAGAACTGCTGCAACAATTATTGATCATTTAACCCCTCCTTTGGATAGGTCAGAATTATATGGAAAATATTCAATATTAGAAAATTATTTAGACGAATATTTTGAAGCAAAATTATTAAATTCTAATCGGATTGAAATAATAGAAAATTCGATTTTTGAATTAATAAAAAAAGATTTTAGCGAAATTACTTTAAAGAATAAAAATAATCAAATAGAAGAAATTGATTCCTTTCTTTGCAAAATTAAAGAATCTCAAATTAGGACAGGTTTGCATATTTTTGGCAATAGGCAGACTGACATTAATGAAATAAATTTATTCTTGTGTATTGCTAGAGTACCAAATACGAACCGAATTGGTGTTATTCAATATATAGCAAAACATTTAAAACTAGATTTTAATCCTTGGACAAATCAATATGATCAAATGTTAAGTGAAAATGATAAAAAAATATTATTGACTTTTTCCAACAAAAATATTTTAAACTTTAGAATGGCTATTGATTTTTTGGAACAACAAGCAAAGTATTTAATATATTTGTTTTTTTACAAAAAGAATACCAATATAAAAAATCTAGAAAAATATAAAAATCAGAAAATAATAGACTATTTCTTTAATGAAAAAAAACACAATAAGTATTTTTTATTATTAAAAAAAGAGATTCTAATTCCAATCATTAATTCTTCATATAATGAGAAATTATCATTTATTAATTCATTAAAGGGACAATATGTAAAAAGCGGTCCATCTGGAGCTCCTACGAGAGGTAAAACTGAAACTTTACCCACTGGTAAAAATTTCTTTTCAATTGATTCGAGAGGACTGCCAACTGAATCAGCATGGAGTGTTGGTTGTCAGTCTGCTTCACAAATACTTGATTTATACAAACAAGATAATGGAGAAGATTTAAAAAATATAGCAATATCTGTATGGGCAACATCCACAATGAGAAATGGTGGTGAAGACATTTGTCAAATACTATATTTATTAGGAGTACAGCCTATTTGGGATGGGCCTTCAAGAAGAGTAGTTGATCTAGAAATCATTCCTTTATCTGTTCTCGAAAGACCAAGGGTTGATGTTACTTTAAGGATTTCGGGAATGTTTAGAGATGCATTTCCACAGTTAGTTAAATTAACTTCTAAAGCAATAAATCTTGTTTCTAATCTTAATGAGGATGATAAATTTAACCCTCTTGCTGGGGCATCAAGGGATGGTGATTCAATTAATCGTATATTTGGATCAGCGCCAGGTTCATATGGAGCTGGTCTGCAAGAACTAATTTCTAATTCTAATTGGGAAAATATTGATGATTTTGGAGAATCTTTTCTTAATTGGAGTAAGTGGATTTACAGTGATAATCTTGAACCTATAGAGGATAAAAAATCATTAGAAAATGCACTTAAAAATGTGCAGTTAGTTGTTCATAACCAAGATAATAAGGAACATGATATTTTAGATTCTGACGATTATTATCAGTTTCAGGGTGGATTATCTTCAGCAGTAAAAAAATTGAGCGGTAAATTTCCTGAAATGTATCATGGTGATTTATCAAAATTTGGATTATCCAAGATTTCAAAATTACAGGATGAAATTAATAAAGTTGTTATATCAAGGATACTTAACCCTAAATGGATAAATGGAATGAAGGATAATGGTTATAAAGGAGCGTTTGAATTTTCAGCTACACTAGATTACTTATATGCTTTTGATGCTTCTACAGAAGTAGTCTCAGATTGGTGTTATGA